AGAAGGAGTACCTCGAGCTGCCCCAGACGATCCGGCGCCAGCTCCAGGTGCACCTGGTCGAGACCATGGACGAGGTCCTGGACCTGGCCCTGGTCGGCGGGCGGCAGGGGGAGTCCTGCCGCGAAGCGCGCAAGACGGCCGCGGGCAAGACCGCGCCCGGCGCCTCTCACTGACCCGCAACCGGGGGGCGCGACGTGCGCGTGGAATTCGTCACCAGCGCCCCCAACCTGGCCCTGCGCCCCGAGCGCGTCCTGCCGGAATTCGCCTTCGTCGGGCGCAGCAACTGCGGGAAATCCTCCCTGATCAACCACGTCCTGGCCCGCAAGGCCATGGCCAAGATCAGCGGCAAACCCGGAAAAACCCGTTTATTGAACTATTTCCTGGTCGAAGACACCTACTACCTGGTGGACCTGCCGGGCTACGGTTTCGCCCGGGTCGGCAAGGACCTCCGGGAGGAATGGCTGCGCCTGATGCGGGCCTACCTGTTCGCCGGGGACCGGCCCCTGGCCGTCCTGCAGCTGCTGGACGTCCGGCACCGCCCCACCGAGGAGGACCGGCGCATGACGGCCTGGTTGCGCGAGGCGGGGGTGCCGTTCGCGATCGCGGTGACCAAGATCGACAAGCTGGGCAAGACCAAGCTGCCGGAGAGGTTCCGCGAGATCGCGGCGACCCTGGAACTCGACCCCGCGACCCCGTTCCTCCCGACCTCGGCGGCCGGGGGGCTGGGGCGGGACGAGATCCTGGCCTGGTTCGAGTCCGTCCTGGCCGACGGGGGTGAGCCGGCGGACGTGGGTGAGCCGGCGGACGAGGGTGAGCCGGTGGACGGGGGAACCGCCGGCCGGCCGGCGCGTTGACAGGCTGAACGGTCGGGTGCTATCATTAGGACCAGAGGGGAGGCTCATGGAGCGCAGGCTACCGATCGGCTCCATCGTTGTCGCGCTGGTGATCCTGAACGTCGCGGCCGCTTCGGCGACCGAGACGCTGATGGATCGGCTTCCGCTCAACGCGCGCTTCTCCTGCCTGAACTGCCACACCGTGGCGGCGCCCACGAGCGCCACCGCGGCCCTGAACCCCTTCGGCGCGGCGTTCCGCGACGGCGGCTCCGTGTGGGACAACGCGCTGGCCGTCCAGGACTCCGACGGCGACGGCTGCACCAACGGCGCCGAGGTGGGCGACATCGACGGCAACGGGCAGATCGACGGCGGCGTGACTGAGGAATCCAGCAATCCCGGCGACGAGGACTGCTCGGCCAGCATCCTCGACGAGAAGACCTGGGGCCAGCTGAAGGCCATGTTCAACGGCCGCTAGGCCGGGGACGACCTAGGCCACAACGACGGTCTCGAACCTCGAGGCCCGTTTTTTTTTGCGGGTCCGGCACGCATCGCCGGCCCGGGCGAGGACGGACGACTTGGACGTGCGAGCGGCGGGCAACCGCGTGATCATCGGCGGCCAGTGGGGCGACGAGGGCAAGGGCAAGATCGTCGACGCCCTGGGACGCGGCGTCGA
This genomic stretch from bacterium harbors:
- the yihA gene encoding ribosome biogenesis GTP-binding protein YihA/YsxC — translated: MRVEFVTSAPNLALRPERVLPEFAFVGRSNCGKSSLINHVLARKAMAKISGKPGKTRLLNYFLVEDTYYLVDLPGYGFARVGKDLREEWLRLMRAYLFAGDRPLAVLQLLDVRHRPTEEDRRMTAWLREAGVPFAIAVTKIDKLGKTKLPERFREIAATLELDPATPFLPTSAAGGLGRDEILAWFESVLADGGEPADVGEPADEGEPVDGGTAGRPAR